Proteins from a genomic interval of Garra rufa chromosome 4, GarRuf1.0, whole genome shotgun sequence:
- the LOC141333390 gene encoding uncharacterized protein gives MPVETCPICCRMYGRLSQHLLTTHNVHNKEERKLLLAIESGRINARAGNCPIPECGKSSNRLDRHIRTHSEISVVEQEDAILRCKRRVVINKLTALRASNPEIPMVSTLDLEECQQTEEADVPPDREDQEEEECGNMGCKKQKEFLRSQVADLNKLVDILTDSLRNVTRRFRTLSRRSTPSGAVRVGQVVRKLLSTFDNEEEAAQPPEQASGPCEPSTSEQPTETPCEEPSVSADKPSTAREKSPPQYPDHVTVLNELMEGYSRYLLGPDPTRKLRENVGGQIYRIKNFIAYMSEGKGKLSDFCFLNDTAKIHRPVLDVA, from the exons ATGCCCGTTGAAACTTGTCCAATCTGTTGTAGAATGTATGGCCGTCTCAGCCAGCACCTCCTAACTACGCACAATGTGCACAATAAGGAGGAGAGGAAGCTTCTGCTAGCCATCGAGTCAGGCCGCATCAACGCCCGGGCGGGCAACTGCCCGATTCCTGAATGCGGCAAGTCTTCCAACCGCCTTGACCGCCACATACGAACGCATAGCGAAATATCGGTGGTGGAGCAGGAGGACGCAATCCTCCGATGCAAACGGAGGGTGGTTATAAACAAGTTGACCGCCTTGAGGGCCTCCAACCCAGAGATTCCGATGGTGTCCACCCTGGACCTGGAGGAGTGCCAGCAGACAGAAGAGGCTGACGTGCCACCTGACCGTGAAGATCAGGAGGAAGAGGAGTGCGGAAACATGGGGTGTAAGAAACAAAAAGAGTTTCTTAGATCCCAGGTGGCAGACCTGAACAAACTGGTCGACATTCTGACTGACAGTTTAAGAAATGTCACCAGGCGCTTCCGCACCCTGTCGAGGAGGTCGACCCCGTCGGGCGCTGTCCGTGTCGGTCAGGTGGTGCGGAAACTCCTCTCTACTTTTGATAATGAAGAAGAGGCCGCTCAGCCTCCCGAACAGGCCTCCGGTCCTTGTGAGCCCTCCACCAGTGAGCAGCCCACAGAAACCCCATGCGAGGAGCCCTCCGTCAGCGCAGACAAGCCCAGCACCGCGCGGGAAAAAAGCCCCCCTCAGTATCCCGACCACGTGACGGTTCTAA ATGAATTAATGGAGGGATACAGTCGGTACCTGTTGGGCCCGGATCCCACCCGCAAGCTGAGGGAAAATGTGGGTGGTCAAATTTACCGGATTAAAAATTTCATCGCCTACATGTCGGAGGGGAAGGGCAAGCTTTCGGACTTCTGCTTTCTGAATGACACGGCCAAAATACACAG ACCTGTACTGGATGTGGCTTAA